The window CGGAGACCTTTCAAAACGTGTTATGACGTTTTATTCGCGGATGGAAAGTGTTTTCCTCCCGGGCGAATCAGGGTCCAGTGGAAGATGTCCCTCCGGGCTCGTGCCGCCCTCCCCGCTTTGCTCGCCCTCGCGGTCACCCTGACACTCGCTGCCAGCGGCGCACTGGCTGCGTCCCCAGTGCAGGGCGACGCCGCGGCACAGGGCGCCCCTAGCGTCGACCGAACGGTCTTTTTCGTCCAGCTGAAGCCCGACGGGGACGCCACCTGGGAGGTGACCCACCACACCGCCGTGTACGGGAGCGAGGACCGGGAGGCCTTCACGGACCTCGCCGAGCGCTACGAGAACGGCGAGTTCGACCTGGCGGCGCTGGACGTCATACGACGGGCCGCAGAGAGAGCCGACGACGCGACCGGCCGGAACATGTCGGTCACGGACGTCGAGCGGACCAGTGACGTCGACAACGGGACGCTGACGCTCTCGCTGACCTGGCAGAACTTCGCGCGCCAGGAGGGCGACGCCTACTACGTCGGCGACGCCTTCGACGCCGGCGACGAGCCCTGGCTGTCCGGTCTCACGGAGGACCAGACGCTGATCATGGCGGTCCCGGACGGATACGGGATCAGGAGCGCGCCCAAGCGACACCAGGACGGTCGGGTCCGCTGGGAAGGGCCGCAGGAGTTCACGGCCGCCGACCTCTCGCTGACCTACATCGGTAACGGTCCGGGCGCGTCCCCGTCCGAGTCGCCCGGAACGAGTTCTCCCGAGGATCCCGACGACCGCAACGCGATCGTGTGGGGCGGGTTCCTGGTGCTCGGTCTCGTCGTCGTCGGCGCGTACGTCCTCTCCCGGCGCGACGGCGGCGCCGTGACGGCCGGACCGCTCGGCGGCGCGCCGGAGGGCGAAGCGACGCCGGCCGACGAGTCGGCCGTCACCGACCCCGACCCCGACCCGGTCGACGACGTCGACGAGGAGCTGCTCAGCGACGAGGAGCGCGTCGAGCGCCTGCTGGAGCGCAACGGCGGCCGGATGAAGCAGGCCGACATCGTCAAGGAGACCGACTGGTCCAACGCCAAGGTCTCCCAGCTGCTGTCCTCGATGGAGGAGGAGGGCCGCATCGACAAGCTCAGGATCGGCCGTGAGAACCTCATCTCCTTCCCCGACGAGGACCTCACCGACCTCGAGGAGTGACGGCCCGGGCGGTACGGGTCGCCCGTCGCGAACGTTTATGCGCTGACAGGACCGACGCAGTAGTATGCGAATCCTCGTCGCGGTCGCGGAGGTGGCCGTCGTCGACGGCGAGTTCGACATCGAGGGGCAGACCGTTCCGGACCGGTTTCTCAGACACGAGTGCAACGAGTGGGACCAGTACGCCCTCGCGGAGGCGGTACGCATCGCGAACGAGGTGGCGGACGTCGAGGTCGTGACGGTCACGATCGGACCGGAGCGAGCCGAGGAGACGATCGACCGGGCGCTCGCCGCGGGGGCCGACCGCGCGATCCGGATCTGGGACGACGCCCTCGCCGCCAAGGACCTGCTCGACCCGGCGACGAAGGCCGACCTGATAGCGCGCGTCGCGCGGGAGGAAGGTCCCGACCTCGTGCTGGCCGGCGCCCAGTCGGCCGGGGAGGGGTTCGGGGCCACGGGCGTGACGCTGGCCGAGCGGCTGGGCTTCGAGTGGGCCGCCGCCGTGGACGACCTCGACCTGAACGCGGACGCGGGCGTCGCGCACGTGCGGCGTGAACTGGAGGACGGCGTCAGGGAGCTGACGGACGTCCGGCTCCCCGCAGTGCTGACGGTCCAGACCGGGATCACCGAACTCCCGACGGGGGTACCCGACACCGGCGAGGCTCGGGACGGTGACCGCGCCGTCCTGAATCTGGACGATCTGGGCCTGCGAGTGGCGGTCGACGGGCACTTCGAGCAGCAGTCGCTGACGGTCCCGGAGGCGGAGCGCGAGACGACGCTGTTCGAGGGGGCGCCCGCCGAGACGGCGGCGGAGCTCGCCGCCGTGCTCTGCGAAGCCGGGGTCGATCGATGACGGTCCTGGCAGTGGCGGAGCACCGCCGGGGAGAGCTGCGCGACGTGAGCTTCGAGCTGATCACGGCCGGGCGCGAACTCGCACGCGAGATCGGGGGTGACCTCCGCGTGGCCGTCGTCAACGGGCCGGTCGAGGACTACGCCCGGACGCTGAGCCGCGAGGCGGTCGACGTCGTCCACACCGTCGACCACGGCGCCGAGTTCAACCACGACGTCTACGTCCAGGCGGTCGCCGAACTGACCGAGGCCGTCGATCCGACCGTGCTCCTGCTGCCGCACACGGCCGACGGTATGGACTACGCGCCGGCCGTGGCCAGCCGCCTGGGGCGACCGCTGCTGACCGACGCCGTCGACCTCGCCTTCGACGACCGCCTCGCGGTCACCCGGGAGCGATACGGCGCGACGGCGGAGGCGACGATCGAGGTGAACGCCGACCGCGCGGCCGTCACGCTCCGCCCGACGGAGTGGCCCCCTGCCGAGTACCGCGGCGACGCGCGGATCGAGCCGTTCGCGGTGGACGTCGACGAGGCCGCGGTTCAGTCGAACGTCAACGGCTACGAGGAGGTCCGCGGCGATGTCGACCTGGAGGGCGCCGGCGTCGTCGTCGCGGTCGGCCGCGGCGTCGGGGCCGAGGAGGACCTCGATCCGATCTTCGAGCTGGCCGACGCGCTGGACGCCGTCGTCGGTGCCGCCCGCCCGGTGATCGACGCGGGGTGGCTCGGACCGGAGCGCCAGGTCGGCACCGCCGGAACGACCGTCGATCCGGAGGTGTACCTGGCCCTCGGGATCTCGGGGGCGCCGCGCCACGTCGCCGGCGTGAAGGGGGCGGAGACGGTCGTCGCCGTCAACGAGGACCCCGCCGCGCCCATCTTCGACGTCGCCGACTACGGCGTCGTCGGCGACCTGTTCGAGGTCGTCCCCGCGCTGCTCGCGCAGTTCCGGTAGAGACCACCGTCGGGGAGGACCGCGAGTGGGCGCGCTCGCCGGGCCAGTCCGTCACCTACTTGCCGGCAAACTCCCTACACGCGGCCGATGGAGTACCTGGAACGGCGTCGGGACCTCGTCGAGGACCGCCTCGAGGCGGTGCTCGACGGCGTCGAGCCCGAGACGCTGTCGGAGGAGGTCGGGCACGTCGCGCTGGCCGGGGGCAAGCGGGTGCGCCCGACGGTGACGGTCCTGATCTGCGAGGCGCTCGGGGGCGACCCCGAGGACGCAGTCGACTTCGCCGTCGGGATCGAACTGGTCCACAACGCCTCGCTGGTGATCGACGACATCATCGACGAGTCCGACGTGCGCCGCGGGACCCCCTCGGCGTGGGCCGCCTTCGGCCACGGGCCGGCGATCATCGCCTCGGACGGCCTGCTCGGGGAGGCCTTCGCCCTCTTCTCGGCCGACGAGCGGGCGATGCAGGCGGTGGCCGAATCGATGGTCGAACTGGGCGAGGGCGAGGCGACCGAGCTTGTCGCCGAGCCGACCGACGAGGACGAGTACATGGAACTGGCTCGCCGGAAGACGGGCGCGCTCTTTCGCGCCGCGGCGGAGCTGGGCGCCATCGCCGCCGGCGCCGACCCCCACGCCGTCGAGGCCGTCGGCGAGTACGCCGAGCGGGTCGGCGTCGCCTTCCAGATGCGCGACGACGTGCTCGACGCGACCGCCGACGCCGAGAAGCTCGGCAAGCCCGCCGGCCAGGACGCCGAGATGGACCGGCCCTCGTTCGTCGAGGTGACCGACCTCACCCCCGACGAGGCCAACGAGCGGGCCCGCGCCGAGTCCGACGCCGCACTGGAGGCGCTTTCGACCGTCGACGCCGCCGACTCCCAGGCCACGGAGTACCTCCGGGACCTCGCCGAGTTCGTCGTCGTCCGCGAGCGGTAGCTCACCCGTGGAACCGGTACAGCGACGTCACGTACGGCAGCCGGTTGAACATCCAGACGGCGACCGGGAGTCCGACGATCGTGACGGCGAGAGCCGCGGCGACGTTGGCCCACAGCCACGAGAGCCACCACCCGACGAGCACGAAGTAGACGGCGCGAACGAGCAGCGACCGCTGGCCCTCGCCTGCGTCAGCTTCCGAGAGCGACCGGGGTTCGGCCAGCGTCAGCGCCGTCGGGACGAGGTTGATCACCTTGATCCCCAGCGGCAGGAGGACGACAGTGGCGTTCAGCAGCCAGGCGACGTTGACCAGCGCCGGGGTGAGCCACCAGCCCACGAGGACGAACCACAGTGCGCGGACGAGAAGTGATCGCTGCGACATGGGCGCGCTTGGCGGCGGGAACGGATACGCTCGCCGTTCTGCGGTGGAGGCGTTCCGCCATCAGCCCGGGCCAAACGCAGTTCTTATGCGGCGGTGTGGACAACCGCGAGGTAATGAGAGTCATCGCGACGGTCGGCCTGCCGGGCAGCGGCAAGGGCGAGGCCGCGAACGTCGCCGAGGAACTCGACGTCCCCGTCGTGACGATGGGCGACGTGATCCGCGCGGAGTGTCGCGACCGGGGGCTGGACCCGTCGACCCACCACGGCGAGGTGGCCCAGGCGCTCCGCGAGGAGAACGGGCCGGGCGCCGTCGCAGAGCGCTCGCTACCGATGATCGAGGAGGCGCTCGACGGCGCCGGCGACGCCGTCCTCGTCGACGGGATCCGTTCGGACGTCGAGGTCGACCGGTTCGAGGCGGCCTTCGACGAGGCCTTCTCGCTGGTGAGCATCGAGGCCCCCTTCGAGGTCCGCAGGGAGCGCCTGGCCGAGCGGGGCCGCGACGCCCTCGACGGCGACGGCGAGAGCCTCGCGGAGCGCGACGAGCGGGAACTCGGCTTCGGCATGGGCGAGGCGATGGAGCGAGCGGACGTATCGATCGACAACACCGACTCCCTCGACGCGTTCCGTGCGAAGGTCCGGACGCTGCTGACCGAGGGGATCGAGGCCTTCGAGGATCAACACCGATGATCTACAGCGTCGACGTCCAGATCACGGCGCCGGTCAACGACACCGAGGTCACCGACCGGGTCGCCGACGCGATCCGGAACCTCTTCCCGAACGCCGACCCCGAGTTCGAGCACGGCGAGCTCCGGGCGGAGGTCCACGACGTCGAGCACTTCTCGGAGCTGCTCCACCGCTTCGAGATCCTCGACACCGCCCGCGGCGTCTTCTTCGACAACCGACGCGGCGACACCTTCTCGTTCGACCTGAAGAAGCAGGCGGCCTTCGAAGAGCGGGTGAACTTCGCCGTCGGCGACCCCTCCGAACTCGGAGATATACACGTCCGCGTGCGCGTGGAGGAGCCCGACGTGGAGTCCTTCGTCGACTACGTGGCCCCGCCCACCGAGGGCGGCGAGCCGGTCGATCCCGAATAGCGGGTGTCGGCAGGCCTTTACCGGCCGACGGCGACGGCACTGGCATGACGACGGCGGTCTGTTTCGACCTCGACGGCAGGCTCGTCCAGTACGAGCCGCCCTTTCCGGAGTTCCTGGGCGACGCCCTCACGGAGCACGTAGAGACGGCGCCCGACGGCCTGATCGACGCCTACAGCGAGGCGTTCTTCGACACGTTCGAGGCGCTGGAGCCCGATCCCTACGAGGCCGGCATGCGGGCCGTCCTCGCGGCCGACGGCGTCGGCGGGCACGACGCCGACGCTTCGGCCGTGGTCGACGCGCTCCGCGAACGGGAGTTCGAGAGCGCGAGCGTCTCCGACGCGGCGCGCGACTGCCTCGACGAGCTGGCGGCCGACGACGACGTCCGACTGGCTCTGGTCACCGACGGCGTCGGCGACTGGCAGCGGGCGAAACTGGAGCGGGTCGGCCTCGCGGACGCGTTCGACGAGGTGATCGTCTCCTACGACGTCGGCGGCCACAAGGCCGACGGCGCGCCCTACGACGCCGTCCGCGAGCGGATCGACGCCGACGAGTACGTCATGGTCGGCGACGACTACGAGGGCGACGTCGAGGCCGCCCGCGAGGCCGGGTTCGTCCCGATCCACTACGAGGACGACGAGAACGACCTGTTCGCGGTCCTGCGGGCGATGCTCTGAGAGGCCGGCGAGGGCGGTTCCCTACTCCTCGAAGCCGCTCACGAAGATGGCGACCCACTCGCCGACCTCGCGGCGCCTCGTCACCCGGACCCCGGTGACCCACTTGACCCACTGGAAGCCGCGCCTGTCGGGGGCGACCAGTCGCAGCGGGTAGCCGTGCGCGTGCGAGAGGCGCTCGCCGTCGACGTGCGTCGCGAGCAGGGCGTCGCGGGCCTCCTCGATCGGGAGCGACCAGCGATAGCCCGTGACGGAGCGGAACTGCACCCACTGCGCGGCGTCGTCGGGCCCGGCACGGTCGAGCAGGTCGCCCACCCGGAGGCCACGCCAGTCGTGCTCGGAGTACCAGCCGCTCGTGCAGTCGAGGACGGC of the Halomicrobium salinisoli genome contains:
- a CDS encoding helix-turn-helix transcriptional regulator codes for the protein MSLRARAALPALLALAVTLTLAASGALAASPVQGDAAAQGAPSVDRTVFFVQLKPDGDATWEVTHHTAVYGSEDREAFTDLAERYENGEFDLAALDVIRRAAERADDATGRNMSVTDVERTSDVDNGTLTLSLTWQNFARQEGDAYYVGDAFDAGDEPWLSGLTEDQTLIMAVPDGYGIRSAPKRHQDGRVRWEGPQEFTAADLSLTYIGNGPGASPSESPGTSSPEDPDDRNAIVWGGFLVLGLVVVGAYVLSRRDGGAVTAGPLGGAPEGEATPADESAVTDPDPDPVDDVDEELLSDEERVERLLERNGGRMKQADIVKETDWSNAKVSQLLSSMEEEGRIDKLRIGRENLISFPDEDLTDLEE
- a CDS encoding electron transfer flavoprotein subunit beta/FixA family protein, which produces MRILVAVAEVAVVDGEFDIEGQTVPDRFLRHECNEWDQYALAEAVRIANEVADVEVVTVTIGPERAEETIDRALAAGADRAIRIWDDALAAKDLLDPATKADLIARVAREEGPDLVLAGAQSAGEGFGATGVTLAERLGFEWAAAVDDLDLNADAGVAHVRRELEDGVRELTDVRLPAVLTVQTGITELPTGVPDTGEARDGDRAVLNLDDLGLRVAVDGHFEQQSLTVPEAERETTLFEGAPAETAAELAAVLCEAGVDR
- a CDS encoding electron transfer flavoprotein subunit alpha/FixB family protein: MTVLAVAEHRRGELRDVSFELITAGRELAREIGGDLRVAVVNGPVEDYARTLSREAVDVVHTVDHGAEFNHDVYVQAVAELTEAVDPTVLLLPHTADGMDYAPAVASRLGRPLLTDAVDLAFDDRLAVTRERYGATAEATIEVNADRAAVTLRPTEWPPAEYRGDARIEPFAVDVDEAAVQSNVNGYEEVRGDVDLEGAGVVVAVGRGVGAEEDLDPIFELADALDAVVGAARPVIDAGWLGPERQVGTAGTTVDPEVYLALGISGAPRHVAGVKGAETVVAVNEDPAAPIFDVADYGVVGDLFEVVPALLAQFR
- a CDS encoding polyprenyl synthetase family protein → MEYLERRRDLVEDRLEAVLDGVEPETLSEEVGHVALAGGKRVRPTVTVLICEALGGDPEDAVDFAVGIELVHNASLVIDDIIDESDVRRGTPSAWAAFGHGPAIIASDGLLGEAFALFSADERAMQAVAESMVELGEGEATELVAEPTDEDEYMELARRKTGALFRAAAELGAIAAGADPHAVEAVGEYAERVGVAFQMRDDVLDATADAEKLGKPAGQDAEMDRPSFVEVTDLTPDEANERARAESDAALEALSTVDAADSQATEYLRDLAEFVVVRER
- a CDS encoding YccF domain-containing protein, with the protein product MSQRSLLVRALWFVLVGWWLTPALVNVAWLLNATVVLLPLGIKVINLVPTALTLAEPRSLSEADAGEGQRSLLVRAVYFVLVGWWLSWLWANVAAALAVTIVGLPVAVWMFNRLPYVTSLYRFHG
- a CDS encoding AAA family ATPase, with the protein product MRVIATVGLPGSGKGEAANVAEELDVPVVTMGDVIRAECRDRGLDPSTHHGEVAQALREENGPGAVAERSLPMIEEALDGAGDAVLVDGIRSDVEVDRFEAAFDEAFSLVSIEAPFEVRRERLAERGRDALDGDGESLAERDERELGFGMGEAMERADVSIDNTDSLDAFRAKVRTLLTEGIEAFEDQHR
- a CDS encoding RNA-binding domain-containing protein, giving the protein MIYSVDVQITAPVNDTEVTDRVADAIRNLFPNADPEFEHGELRAEVHDVEHFSELLHRFEILDTARGVFFDNRRGDTFSFDLKKQAAFEERVNFAVGDPSELGDIHVRVRVEEPDVESFVDYVAPPTEGGEPVDPE
- a CDS encoding HAD family hydrolase, with translation MTTAVCFDLDGRLVQYEPPFPEFLGDALTEHVETAPDGLIDAYSEAFFDTFEALEPDPYEAGMRAVLAADGVGGHDADASAVVDALREREFESASVSDAARDCLDELAADDDVRLALVTDGVGDWQRAKLERVGLADAFDEVIVSYDVGGHKADGAPYDAVRERIDADEYVMVGDDYEGDVEAAREAGFVPIHYEDDENDLFAVLRAML